The bacterium genome window below encodes:
- a CDS encoding NAD(P)/FAD-dependent oxidoreductase codes for MPKGNEHKKYDVIIVGTGPAAIFTALELADSRAKVLMLEQGKDIGQRQCLAAEQKITCNRCQPCSLLSGWGGAGAYSDGKLTLSSEVGGFLDEYLSPQEHKELIDYVDQLYCRFGAPDYVYGTDTEAIVQLQRKATLHDLTLIPSRIRHMGTDQCLEILKTFRQHLDSRIDMLFSTSVQEIMVREESAVGVRTTGGQEFFSDFVVVAPGRVGANWLKREADRLHLATLKNPVDIGVRVEVPAAVLEPLTQITYEPKLIFHSRRFDDRVRTFCMNPYGKVVIEYCQGVHLVNGHSYARSKTENTNFALLVSTKFTEPFDRPISYGRYLARLANFLSGGIIVQRLGDLVMGRRSTPDRIRRNVIVPSLPEATPGDLSFALPYRYLSNIIEMLEAMSNLAPGINSRHTLLYGLEVKFYSLRLQLTSSFETPIHNLYAIGDGAGLTRGLMQASISGVVAARSIRQRMTGTG; via the coding sequence ATGCCGAAAGGCAATGAGCACAAAAAGTATGATGTTATTATCGTCGGTACTGGACCGGCGGCAATCTTTACCGCCCTTGAACTGGCCGATAGCCGGGCTAAGGTTTTAATGCTGGAGCAGGGCAAGGATATCGGCCAGCGGCAATGTCTGGCTGCCGAGCAGAAGATCACCTGTAACCGGTGTCAACCCTGCTCTTTGCTCTCCGGGTGGGGTGGAGCCGGGGCTTACAGCGATGGGAAATTGACGCTCTCCTCCGAGGTTGGAGGATTTCTGGATGAGTATTTGTCCCCGCAGGAGCACAAAGAGCTGATTGACTATGTTGACCAGCTCTACTGCCGGTTCGGCGCTCCGGATTACGTCTACGGCACCGATACTGAAGCCATTGTTCAACTTCAGCGAAAGGCGACGCTCCACGATCTGACATTGATCCCATCCCGCATCAGGCATATGGGCACTGACCAGTGCCTGGAAATTCTGAAGACTTTCCGGCAGCATCTTGATTCCAGAATAGATATGCTTTTTTCCACATCCGTTCAGGAAATCATGGTCCGGGAGGAATCCGCCGTGGGGGTTCGTACTACAGGCGGGCAGGAATTTTTTTCGGACTTCGTTGTCGTGGCCCCGGGACGGGTGGGAGCGAACTGGCTGAAACGGGAGGCCGATCGGCTGCATCTTGCCACCCTGAAAAATCCGGTGGACATCGGGGTGCGGGTGGAGGTTCCGGCGGCAGTGCTGGAGCCGCTCACCCAGATTACCTATGAGCCGAAGCTCATTTTCCACAGCCGGCGGTTTGATGACCGGGTGCGGACCTTTTGTATGAATCCCTATGGAAAGGTGGTTATTGAGTACTGCCAGGGGGTTCATCTGGTCAACGGCCACAGTTATGCCAGAAGCAAGACGGAAAATACGAACTTCGCTCTTTTAGTGAGCACGAAATTTACCGAACCCTTCGATCGTCCGATATCGTATGGCCGCTACCTGGCCCGTCTGGCCAATTTTTTAAGCGGCGGAATCATTGTCCAGCGCCTTGGGGACCTTGTAATGGGCAGACGTTCGACTCCAGATCGAATACGAAGGAATGTGATTGTGCCTTCTCTGCCGGAGGCAACGCCGGGAGACCTGAGCTTCGCCCTGCCGTATCGGTATCTGTCAAACATCATCGAGATGCTGGAGGCCATGAGCAATCTTGCCCCGGGCATCAATTCACGGCATACACTGCTCTACGGCCTTGAGGTCAAGTTTTATTCCCTGCGCCTGCAGCTTACAAGCTCGTTTGAAACACCTATTCACAACCTGTATGCTATCGGTGACGGAGCTGGATTGACCCGCGGGCTGATGCAGGCTTCCATCTCGGGAGTAGTGGCAGCGCGAAGCATTCGGCAAAGGATGACGGGAACCGGCTGA